Part of the Catalinimonas alkaloidigena genome is shown below.
TTTACCGGGGCCGATCTGCTGAAAGAGTGAATACCTTAGACCATACTCCATAGAGACACGCTCGCTGATCTGCTGTTGGTTGCCCATATAGAAAGCCTGTTCCAGCGCGAATTTGTCATCAAGGATGAGCGGGGCAAAGTTGGTATCACCGGAAGGCGTTATGCTGGGCGAGCCAAATTTATGAAGCTGTACCTGATAGCCAAAATCAATAGAGTTTTTAGGGTTAGGGAAAAAGTTGAAATCCATTTTGGTACTCATTTCCCGGAGCCTTGACGTCCAGGTAAACTCAACAGCTTCTGTGTCAATTTCAAATCCATAATCAAAATTGCTGTAGACAAAAGTAGTGTTTAAGAAAAGCTGATCAGAAATCAGATAATTCCAACGGGCAGTTGCTGTAGCATTTCCCCAGTTTAGCCCAAATTCATCAGCAATGCCAAAGCGGTCACGCCCAAAATAACCAGATACGAAAAGCTTATGCTTATCATTAAATTGATAATTGGCTTTGGCGTTAAAATCATAGAAATAAAGCGTATTGTTCCGTATGTCTTCATCATTGGAGAGCTTAAGAAAAAGGTCTGCATAGGTTCTTCTACCGGAAAGAATAAATGAAGACTGATCCTTTACGATAGGTCCTTCAACAGTCAGGCGGCTGGAAATGGAACCTATGCCCCCGGACAGGCTGTATTTTTTATTATTCCCCTCTTTCATCTGTATGTCCAGTATGGAGGAGAGACGCCCTCCAAATCGTGCGGGAATTCCCCCTTTGTAGATTTCTAGATTTTTGATGGCATCAGGATTGAATACTGAAAAGAAGCCTAAAAAGTGAGAAGGGTTGAATACTGTTGCTTCGTCAAGCAGTACCAGGTTTTGGTCAGCAGAGCCTCCTCTGACAAATAAACCAGTAGTGCCCTCTCCCGCTGACTGCACACCTGGGAGGAGTTGAACGGTTCGCAAGACGTCTACCTCCCCAAACAGTGCCGGTAAGGATTTTATTTTTTCTATCTGAAGTTCCTCTCTGCTCATTTTTACATCCCGAAAGTTATCTTCCGGACGCGTAGCCGAGATAATTACTTCCTGTAGCTCCATTTCTTCATCACTTAACTCAACGGTAAGGGAGGTATCTGCCTGGAGGGAAAGTGAAAAGCTTTGGGTTTCATAGCCTAAATAGGAGTAATCAATGGTGTGGCTACCCTGCGGCAGGGTAAGTGAATAGAAACCATATACGTTGGTAATAGTGCCGGTAGCTGGTTTTTCACTGACTGAAACAGTAGCCCCTATCAAAGCTTCTCCATTACTGATATCTTTGATATATCCGCTTATGGTATATTGATTTTGTGCATAAAGTTGATGGGAGAATAAGGCTAAGAGGGTTAAACAGAAAAACTGCTTCATGTAATTTGAGTTCAGATGCTAAGGTATATGTCTGCAAAAATATGACTATCCTATCTTACTTTAGGTAACAACGCTATTGCAGGCTAAGGGGTGTGATTTTCATGAAAAAATTTGGAAACTTTCTACACCAAAACCGACTACCCGTGGAGAATTATGAACTTATCTTGCTATTGGGAATGACTGAATTGTAATATATCAATCAATAGTTGTGTCTAAAATTGTATTTAACAAAGTTGCTACCGCTCAATTTCAATGAGGGGCTTAATTTTCGTATATTTGCGAGATATTTTATTCGGGCAAAATGCCTGATTTTAGCATGTAATTTTATATAAATATTATTTTTTATGACTGTTGCTAAGAATGGAAACACAGTAAAAGTACATTATA
Proteins encoded:
- a CDS encoding TonB-dependent receptor — encoded protein: MKQFFCLTLLALFSHQLYAQNQYTISGYIKDISNGEALIGATVSVSEKPATGTITNVYGFYSLTLPQGSHTIDYSYLGYETQSFSLSLQADTSLTVELSDEEMELQEVIISATRPEDNFRDVKMSREELQIEKIKSLPALFGEVDVLRTVQLLPGVQSAGEGTTGLFVRGGSADQNLVLLDEATVFNPSHFLGFFSVFNPDAIKNLEIYKGGIPARFGGRLSSILDIQMKEGNNKKYSLSGGIGSISSRLTVEGPIVKDQSSFILSGRRTYADLFLKLSNDEDIRNNTLYFYDFNAKANYQFNDKHKLFVSGYFGRDRFGIADEFGLNWGNATATARWNYLISDQLFLNTTFVYSNFDYGFEIDTEAVEFTWTSRLREMSTKMDFNFFPNPKNSIDFGYQVQLHKFGSPSITPSGDTNFAPLILDDKFALEQAFYMGNQQQISERVSMEYGLRYSLFQQIGPGKVFMYEEGLPYADETIVDTEAYSTGKNIKLYHGLEPRFSARYLITSNSSVKASYNRMRQYLQVASNATAGLPIDRWIPADTYVQPLIGDQVAAGYFRNFANNTLEASIEFYYKWMQNVIDFKSGSDILLNNNIETEISAGRGWAYGAEFLLKKNVGKTTGWLSYTLSRTRRQIDGINNGKAYNARYDRIHDLSLVVSHQFNKRLTLAGTWVYSTGLAVSLPSGRYTLDGQSVPFYDPYGRNAYRMPDFHRLDLSLVLEGRQKEEKRWNSSWSFSVYNAYAQKNPFVITFEDLYNEDPNFDLDGDEAVESVRPAAIKTYLFSIIPSITYNFKF